A region of the Polaribacter sp. L3A8 genome:
TAGAATCTATAACACAACAATTAGCTAACAACGCATTAGTTCTTTTTAAGCAAATTGAAAAAAGTGGTGGCTTTTTAAAATTATTAAAAGCAGGTACCATTCAGAAAAAAATTAAAGAAAATGCAAAAAAAGAAGAAATAGATTTCTTAAAAAAAGAAATCATACTTTTAGGAACAAATTTGCAACAAAACAAAGAAGATAAAATGCTGCAAGAATTAGTATTGTATCCTTTTGTTAAACAAAGAAATATAAAAACATTACTCCCTCCTTTAACTAGAAACCGACTTTCTGAATCGTTAGAAAAAGAAAGATTAGATTCTGAAAAATCATAAAAAAATAAAGTATGGATAAAAACAAAGAAATTCTTTTTAAACAAAAAAAACAGAATGAATTAAAATTAGAGGTGCAACAAATGAAAAATAAACTTCCAAAATATATCGTTGGTTTTATTTTTTTCGTAGCAGTTAGCCTTTATTTTTTAGAAGATAATTTTTTTCATTTCTTTGGTAACGGCGTTAACTTTGTAATGAGTGCTGTTGTGCTTTTGTGTTCATTTTTATTTTTATTCTTATTAAAAAGCTACATTACAATTAATAAAAAACAAAAAGAATCCAAAGACCTTGGTATTCAATTATACAACCTCATGAAACTAGAGGAAAATACCGTAGATGAGTAGAAAAGAACTACAACATATAACACTAAAAAACGCTAAAAAAACAACAAATCCTTCTTTTATACAAGAAGGATTTGTTGCTGGTATTGCTCCAAATTTAAGAGGTCCTTATGCAACAATGTATGTAAGAAAACCTTGGACTATTAGACAATATGCAGGTTTTTCTACTGCAGAAGAAAGCAATGCTTTTTATAGAAGAAATTTAGAAGCAGGTCAAAAAGGCTTATCTGTTGCTTTCGATTTAGCAACCCACAGAGGTTATGATTCTGATCATGAGCGCGTACAAGGAGATGTTGGTAAAGCAGGTGTAGCCATAGATTCTGTAGAAGATATGAAAATTTTATTTAACAAAATTCCGTTAGATAAAATGTCTGTTTCTATGACTATGAATGGTGCAGTTTTACCCATTTTAGCATTTTATATTGTGGCAGCAGAAGAACAAGGTGTTTCTTTAGATCTATTATCTGGTACGATTCAGAATGATATTCTAAAGGAATTTATGGTTAGAAACACCTATATTTATCCACCTACTCCATCAATGAAAATTATTGCTGATATTTTTAAATATACCAGTAAAAAAATGCCAAAATTTAATTCCATTTCTATTTCTGGTTATCACATGCAAGAAGCTGGTGCTACGGCAGAAATTGAATTGGCATATACATTGGCAGATGGGTTAGAATATCTAAAAAAAGGAATTGAAGCAGGAATGGAAATAGATTCTTTTGCACCAAGATTATCTTTCTTTTGGGCAATTGGCATGGATCATTTTACGGAGATTGCAAAACTACGAGCTGCAAGAATGTTGTGGGCAAAAATAGTAAAACAATTTAACCCTAAAAACCAAAAATCTTTAACACTAAGAACACACTGCCAAACAAGTGGTTGGTCTTTAACAGCACAAGATCCTTTTAATAATATTGCCAGAACAACTATTGAAGCAATGGCTGCTGCTTTTGGCGGCACGCAAAGTTTACACACCAATGCTTTAGATGAAGCAATTGCTTTACCTACAGATTTTTCTGCAAGAATTGCAAGAAATACACAAATATACTTACAACAAGAAACACATATTACAAAAACGGTAGATCCTTGGGCAGGAAGTTATCACCTAGAAAAACTAACAGAAGATATTGCCAACAAGGCTTGGGAGTTAATTACTGAAATTTCTGAATTAGGTGGCATGACAAAAGCCATTGAAAAAGGAATTCCTAAAATGCGAATTGAGGAAGCTGCAGCTATAAAACAAGCAAAAATAGATAACGAAAAAGACATTATTGTTGGGGTTAATAAATATCAATTAAAAAAAGAAGATCCATTACATCTTTTAGAAGTTGATAATGAAGCTGTCCGTAATTCTCAAATTGAAAGATTAAATCTATTAAAAGCAACTAGAAACAATACAGAGGTTAATAAATCTTTAATAGCTTTAACGAATGCTGCTACATCTGGTGAAGAAAACTTGTTAAAACTAGCTGTAATAGCTGCTAAAAACAGAGCTACTTTAGGTGAAATTTCTGATGCGCTAGAAGTAGTTTTCGGAAGACATAAAGCGGTTAATAAAACAATTTCTGGTGTGTATAGCAAAGAAATAAAAGACAATAAACTTTTTAAGCAAGCAGCAGAATTAACAGACAAATTTGCAGAATTAGAAGGAAGGCGTCCAAGAATTATGATTTCTAAACTAGGGCAAGATGGTCATGACAGAGGCGCAAAAGTAGTAGCAACAGGTTATGCCGATTTAGGTTTTGATGTAGATATTGGCCCGTTATTTCAAACACCAAAAGAAGCAACAAAGCAAGCAATAGAAAATGATGTTCATATTTTAGGCATCTCTTCTTTAGCTGCTGGTCATAAAACATTAGTTCCGCAGGTTATAGCAGAACTAAAAAAATATGGACGAGAAGATATAATGGTTATTGTTGGTGGTGTAATACCGCCTAATGATTATCAATTTTTACTAGATGCTGGTGCTGCTGGTATTTTTGGCACTGGAACTAAAATAGCTCAAGCTGCCATTGACTTATTAACCCTTTTAATTGATGGTGTTACTGAATAAAAAACACCTTTTACATAAATACATTTTCTTTATTTGAAACATTTTCTTTTGGAATTTTATTAAAGAATTCTGCTGCTTCGGTGCTCGATGCTCCTCCATAAGAAGCTAAAAAAGTACCTTTAGCATCATCTTTTGTTACAACGACATATAATATAGACATATCTGCTGGATTACTCATTCCTTCAAAACGATGTTCTGCTACAATAAAAATTCCAGTAGGCTTGTACTTACTTTTTGTATTGTTATCAATTAGCGCTCCATCTACCACTCTATAATTATTGGTATACCCTTTTTCTTGGTATTTTTTTATTATTTCTAATTCATTTTTATCGTTATTCATTTTATATATAATTTAGGTTCATCACAAAATAAAAGAAATTACATAGAAAAAAGTACTGCAAATCATTTAGATTTTAACTCAAATCAAAAACTCTAATGGACTCTTTTTTCCACGATACGAGTTAATCTAATAGCAATACAATCTTGATCTTTGTAAAAAACATAAACTATGGCAATCTTAGGAAATATTATAAAAGGAATTATCAATTTAACTGATACACTTTCATCAGAAACAAACCACGTAGAAGCTCAAAAAGAAGTTTTACAAAACCTACTTGAAACAGCCAAAGAAACTCAATTTGGTGAAGCTTATAATTTTGAATCCATTCTTTTAAGCGATGATATACAAACCTCTTTTGCAGATGAAGTTCCTTATTTCGATTATAACTCAATCAACAAAAAATGGTGGTATAAAATTCATAATGGTGAAGAAAATGTAACTTGGGTCGGAAGTCCATCTTATTTTGCTTTAAGCTCTGGTACCACAGGTAAAAAGAGTAAAAGAATTCCAGTTACGGATGAAATGATTGCTGCCATAAAAAGTTCTGGAATAAAACAAGTTACTTCTTTAAATAACTTTGATTTACCTGTAGATTTCTTCGAGAAAGATATTATGATGTTAGGAAGCTCTACAGATTTAGATGAAAAAGACGATCACTTTGAGGGAGAGATAAGTGGAATTAGCGCTAGTAATATTCCTTTTTGGTTTAAAGGTTATTACAAACCCGGAGAAGAAATTGCCAAGATTGAAAATTGGGACGAGCGAGTGCAACACATTGCAGAAAATGCTAAATCATGGGATATTGGTGCTTTAAGCGGAATACCTTCGTGGATAGAGTTAATGATGCAGAGAGTTATTGAGTTTCATCAATTAGAAAACATTCATGAAATCTGGCCAAATCTTCAAGTGTACACTTCCGGTGGTGTTGCTTTTGGTCCTTATGAAAAAAGTTTTAAAGCATTATTAGGAAAACCCGTTACGGTTATAGACACTTATTTGGCTTCCGAAGGATATATTGCTACACAAGTAAGACCAGAAACCGATGCAATGCAGTTAAACACCGAGAATGGTATTTATTTTGAATTTGTTCCTATGAATCCAGATTACATAAATGAGGATGGATCTATCAAACAAAATGCACCTTCTTTAACTTTAGAACAGGTTGAAACAGACACCGATTACATTTTAATTATAAGTACCGTGAGTGGAGCTTGGCGTTATTTAATAGGTGATACCATTAAATTTACAGATGTAGAAAAGGCTGAAATTAAGATTACAGGACGTACTAAATTCTTCTTAAATACTGTTGGATCTCAATTATCAGTTAATAAAATGGATGATGCTATTAAGCATTTAGAAGAAAAATTATCCACAAAAATTACAGAATATACTATTTGTGCAAAACGATTTGAAGATGGTGAGTTTTATCATTCTTGGTATTTAGGTTCTGAAATGATGGATGATAATAACAAAATTGCAACTACTTTAGATGACTTTCTAAAAGAAGCAAATAATAATTACAAAGTTGCTAGAAGTAAAGCATTAAAAGGTGTCAAGGTTACCGTAATTCCTGTTGAAACATTTCATGACTGGAATGACAATAACAAGAAAAAAGGTGGACAAGTAAAAATGGAACGTGTAATGAAAGAAGAAAAGTTTTCCGAATGGGAAAAGTTTGTTCACAAAGCATAATTCATAAAAAACTAAAATTAACTTTTAAACTTACTAAAATGAAAACTTCAGATATTATTATAAAATCTTTAGAGAATGAAGGCGTAGAATATATTTTTGGCTTACCTGGCGAAGAAAATTTAGACCTTTTAGAATCCATCAGGAAATCTGATAAAATAAAATTAATACTTACCAGACACGAACAAGGAGCGGGCTTTATGGCAGCAACTTATGGCAGACTTACAGGAAAACCTGGAGTTTGCATGTCTACATTAGGCCCTGGTGCAACCAATTTAATGACGCCTACAGCTTATGCACAATTGGGCGCAATGCCAATGGTAGTGCTTACAGGACAAAAACCAATAAAAGAAAGCAAACAAGGTAAATTTCAAATTGTAGACATTTTAGAGATGATGCAACCACTTACAAAGTTTTCTAAACAAATAACCTATGGTAAAAATGCAAGTGCAATCATTAGAGAAGCCTTTAGAGTTTCTCAAGAAGAAAGACCAGGTGCTGTGCATATAGAAATTCCGGAAGACGTATGTAAAGAAATCGTTGAGAATCCGCAATATTTTAATGTAAATAGCGCTAAAATCCCATCAGCAAATACAAGTTCCATCTTAGAAGCAAAAGAGATGATTCTTTCAGCCAAAAAACCTTTATTATTAATTGGCGCTGGAGCAAATAGAAAAAGAGCCAGTGAAGCTTTAACTAATTTCGTAGATCAATTAGGAATTCCTTTTTTTAACACACAAATGGGGAAAGGAATTATTGACGAAAGGAATCCGCTTTATTTAGGAACTGCTGCACTATCTTCAAACGATTTTTTACATGAAGCCATAGAAGCTGCAGATTTAATTATAAATGTTGGTCATGATACTATAGAAAAACCTCCATTTGTTATGAATCCTGATGACAAAAGAAAAGTGATTCATATTAACTTTTTTGCTGCAGAAGTTCATGAGGTTTATTTTCCACAGTTAAATGTAATTGGAGATATTGCAACAAGTATTCATCAATTAACAAAAGAGTTAAAATCGAATGCGAAAAAATGGAATCTTGACTTTTTCTTAAAAGTGAAAGACAATGTATTATGTCATCTCTCTAAATACAAAGATGACAATCGCTTTCCAATGCTACCACAACGTTTGGTAGAAATTACAAGAAACATTTTACCAAAAGATGGAATTGTAACGCTAGACAACGGAATTTATAAAATTTGGTTTGCTAGAAACTACCCTGCTTATGCTCAAAACACTTTACTACTAGACAACGCTTTGGCAACAATGGGCGCAGGTTTTCCTTCAGCAATGATGGCAAAAGAATTACACCCCCATAAAAAAGTTATTTCTATTAACGGTGATGGTGGTTTTATGATGAATTCTCAGGAATTAGAAACTGCCGTTCGAATGGATTTAGATTTGGTTATTATTATTTTGAATGATAACGCTTACGGAATGATAGAATGGAAACAAGAAGGAGAAGGATTCCCTAAATTTGGACTAGAATATAAAAACCCAGATTTTGTAAAATATGCAGAAAGTTTTGGAGCTATTGGACACAGGCCTACATCCGGATCAGAGT
Encoded here:
- a CDS encoding GH3 family domain-containing protein — encoded protein: MAILGNIIKGIINLTDTLSSETNHVEAQKEVLQNLLETAKETQFGEAYNFESILLSDDIQTSFADEVPYFDYNSINKKWWYKIHNGEENVTWVGSPSYFALSSGTTGKKSKRIPVTDEMIAAIKSSGIKQVTSLNNFDLPVDFFEKDIMMLGSSTDLDEKDDHFEGEISGISASNIPFWFKGYYKPGEEIAKIENWDERVQHIAENAKSWDIGALSGIPSWIELMMQRVIEFHQLENIHEIWPNLQVYTSGGVAFGPYEKSFKALLGKPVTVIDTYLASEGYIATQVRPETDAMQLNTENGIYFEFVPMNPDYINEDGSIKQNAPSLTLEQVETDTDYILIISTVSGAWRYLIGDTIKFTDVEKAEIKITGRTKFFLNTVGSQLSVNKMDDAIKHLEEKLSTKITEYTICAKRFEDGEFYHSWYLGSEMMDDNNKIATTLDDFLKEANNNYKVARSKALKGVKVTVIPVETFHDWNDNNKKKGGQVKMERVMKEEKFSEWEKFVHKA
- a CDS encoding acetolactate synthase large subunit, encoding MKTSDIIIKSLENEGVEYIFGLPGEENLDLLESIRKSDKIKLILTRHEQGAGFMAATYGRLTGKPGVCMSTLGPGATNLMTPTAYAQLGAMPMVVLTGQKPIKESKQGKFQIVDILEMMQPLTKFSKQITYGKNASAIIREAFRVSQEERPGAVHIEIPEDVCKEIVENPQYFNVNSAKIPSANTSSILEAKEMILSAKKPLLLIGAGANRKRASEALTNFVDQLGIPFFNTQMGKGIIDERNPLYLGTAALSSNDFLHEAIEAADLIINVGHDTIEKPPFVMNPDDKRKVIHINFFAAEVHEVYFPQLNVIGDIATSIHQLTKELKSNAKKWNLDFFLKVKDNVLCHLSKYKDDNRFPMLPQRLVEITRNILPKDGIVTLDNGIYKIWFARNYPAYAQNTLLLDNALATMGAGFPSAMMAKELHPHKKVISINGDGGFMMNSQELETAVRMDLDLVIIILNDNAYGMIEWKQEGEGFPKFGLEYKNPDFVKYAESFGAIGHRPTSGSEFEETLTKTLNLKGVHVIDLAVDYSLNHEILNVLLSENSKK
- the scpA gene encoding methylmalonyl-CoA mutase; this translates as MSRKELQHITLKNAKKTTNPSFIQEGFVAGIAPNLRGPYATMYVRKPWTIRQYAGFSTAEESNAFYRRNLEAGQKGLSVAFDLATHRGYDSDHERVQGDVGKAGVAIDSVEDMKILFNKIPLDKMSVSMTMNGAVLPILAFYIVAAEEQGVSLDLLSGTIQNDILKEFMVRNTYIYPPTPSMKIIADIFKYTSKKMPKFNSISISGYHMQEAGATAEIELAYTLADGLEYLKKGIEAGMEIDSFAPRLSFFWAIGMDHFTEIAKLRAARMLWAKIVKQFNPKNQKSLTLRTHCQTSGWSLTAQDPFNNIARTTIEAMAAAFGGTQSLHTNALDEAIALPTDFSARIARNTQIYLQQETHITKTVDPWAGSYHLEKLTEDIANKAWELITEISELGGMTKAIEKGIPKMRIEEAAAIKQAKIDNEKDIIVGVNKYQLKKEDPLHLLEVDNEAVRNSQIERLNLLKATRNNTEVNKSLIALTNAATSGEENLLKLAVIAAKNRATLGEISDALEVVFGRHKAVNKTISGVYSKEIKDNKLFKQAAELTDKFAELEGRRPRIMISKLGQDGHDRGAKVVATGYADLGFDVDIGPLFQTPKEATKQAIENDVHILGISSLAAGHKTLVPQVIAELKKYGREDIMVIVGGVIPPNDYQFLLDAGAAGIFGTGTKIAQAAIDLLTLLIDGVTE